The DNA sequence aatagaggaataaaaagaaaaacagattgCAAAATGAATAGAAATGTCTTAAGACTAAAGTTGCGACCAAAATGTGATTGTCCCTAAGACAACTTTATTCAATGCAAATGGACCTGTCACTTCCGATTCAAGTTCGATTCTTTCTGCTAAGTTCTTCATCGTTAAAATGCATGATGTATCTGTTGTTTACGTCAAGCGTTCAAGAATTTTCGAGAAAGCATGGaaaaatttctacaaaaagttCGATTTGTAAAAATGGTCTTCAgactttttcggaaaaaaaaagttctcttcgttttttttccctcttttttttttcagtttccctTTAAGAATTTATATCAGTTTTTTGAAATAAGAGTTAAAGAAATCGTCTATCTTTGATATCCGAGAGCTCAGAGAAAAGCGATGTGAAAAACCCAAGAATTTTGAGAAATAGGGATTTTGAAAAGTATTGGAAGAACTTATCGAGAACTTCAACACAATTTTCAacgttggattttttttcaaacaaagccgAAATAATTGTAGACAAGTTATAaagaattcttgttttcaattaaaaaaaaaaaaaaaaaagcacttttgggcaaggacggatccagaaagtattcaaggagggggcgattgaatTCACAGATCCttacctttttacaaatttcCAAACCTCCACCTCCTAACATCATGAAAAATCgtgtcaaattaattttttttttttttggaatttctattTCTACAGAACTTCGGAGGAATGAATCCCATCTTTTACTTTAACGTTACATCGGTGacatataattgatttttttttgggggggggggcatcaatttaaaaaaatttccagagaaGAGTACTCTGAACCCCATCTAAtgtcatctaagatcgtctaaaatttgagcttttggaacttcgaaaaacttccttttccttcctttctttcgTTTGAACCTTGCACGTTCCAACCCATATTACTAAGGTGTTAAGTGATGTGCCACAATTGCATTTGTAAAACTAGAATTCGGAAATTTTTTCGAGCGAGAGCCCTATTTTGTATTATtattgaagatcgtctaaaattacgtttttcaaacTTCAGTCCGGAAAATATACAGAAGGAGAGTTCCTGCATCctgcatctcggctcaaggaggaggcgatcgcccccatcgcccatCCCTTTTATCCGTCCTTGCTTATGGGTgcaaagacatttaaaaatatagctCTTATCGGATATATTTAAGTCCGTAAGACAATATTTCGCATTGAAAAGAAGTttcttgtaactccaaaacatgTGTCAGAAattgtttggaaaatttattttttttaatgtcgaatttgatttgtaaattttttagCACAAAGGTGTTTCATATTCGGAGCTTTGAAAAAAGTAAACGTTTTTAGCAAGTGTAACACGTATACTCGAAACAGTGCCTGTCCCTGTCAAAGaaccaaattattttcaattgaaaaatttttatttatgacaatTTGCAATTctcaagtgaaaaaaaagtaGACGCTACAGTCTGTGGTCAATGGCGGCTGAGAATAAAAACCAGAGGCTCACTCACCACTTAACGTAGGATATGActagtggcggctcgtgccttgaaaaaatGAGGGGGCCAGACCATGGGTGCACTCGCCCCTTCCCCTggctcaatttttgaaaaaaaaatttttaatattcaaattttcttataataattatttgtattaaataagtaaaattaaattcatttaaaacacaGGGCAAACGGCAAActacaaaataattaaacaagaaagtaaattacgaaaatattaATACCATGTTTTATGTCCAAGATTGCCGGCAAGGATGACCCtgactttcagaaataaaatttaattaattagctgcaaaatacatcacgaaaattatATCTCACGTTTATGGCCAGTACGCTTTCCAGCACTACAGTACGCCTCCCTTGCAGCACCGGTAAGAAACTGCAAGGGATGCCCTTTCACCccctggcttttcaaaataaataaataaattttaaaaagcaatattaatctaatatttttttaaatcttttaataactaattattttgaatgagtaaaattaattattttaagcaaggccaaattacaaaagtgccaaaatattgtgatcagagaaatatgtaaaaattataaattaattaactttaacaaagatgaaaatgcatctcagtattcgctttaaagtaaataaaataaaaatagatatactacatttaaaaaaactaaaagtaaataaattaaaacactaGTAAAAAAAATTCCTAGCTACTTACATGTGGGTGTACCCTTCTGCAAACGAATCTGTCGGCGCCCATGGGCCAGATTCATAATTTTTATgccagacaaagaaaaaaaatatcgaactctttttattttcttcaaattatcgataacttgtcacattttcttttaaactacaTGAGCggtaatttaaaacaagtaataatttctgtgtaacaataGGAAGACATTTTctgaattaaaactaaaaatcttGTTACAATatatgcacatacgtacatacaagaCAACAGTggtgcaactagaaaatagtgcttaaggggaggggaaggggcatagtaggaaaaaaaaatctcatcaatttgattgatttgatttgctcatcaaatctctcaattttggAACTAATAGatttgaaaacacaattttagatggTCTCTTGGGGGAAGAACGATACAGGGGACTCCACGGAAATTTGTTGAAATCGAAGCCTCAAAACGCGGCTGTAGGCCATAGTTATTAAAGTTAAGGTAAGGGATGAAGCTCAGGGCTCTccctgatcttttttttttctttttttgaaatataaatcaattctcccctcccccctccaatttttcgaaattgcagttccaaaaacgcaattgtagaccaaCTTGGAATATTTTATACGGGAAGGTGTTCTGGAgttctcccctggaatttttttaaaaattgaaatcctaaaaaatTAAGCACATTATTCTGTGATATTATGAGGAGGAGTTCAGAGattattccacttaaatttttcataagtggctgtttaaaaaaacaattttttgatgaTATTGAAGGAAAGCAGTTTGgcgacccttgcccgaatattttccgaaaatgaagtcttaaaaacgcgattgtaggacCTTATTTTACTAACATTATAGGAATAgtaatctttcgaaattgaagctccaaaaacgcaattttcgaaCGCATTTTTAAGCGATGTTGTAAAGTATTTAGAGAatttccctggaaattttgtgaaattgaagatctgggaTGAAAGTTGAGATGTTCCGTAATAGTTTTggctggagggggagggggaggactaGCTGAcctctaaatattgaaaatttttaatttaaagatttctttttaaaagaaattaagatttacccttaacatcattatttttttcgaattaaaatctctTCTGCCCTATTGTGCTTCTCAGATACGTTTTTAGAAGTTTAAGAAGCAAAATGCTCTTTCACTATAGAGTCAGGAAGCAGATGTAGCAGAATGCATAAAAGGACCTCTATTAGCTCGGAAAGAAGAGTAAAACCGGCCGAATGTtcttgttgttgaaaaaaaaaacaagacggCCTTCAAAATTAGAAGTAAGTTTGACCCTTATCGAGTTTCAATGgtacttttcgtttttttttttcgagttttaaaattgaatggttatttaaaaaattcaacttaCTTAGTAAAAGTCTTTGTACGCAAAAGGAAACAGTAGTTTTTAATCCTAGTTGAAGGGTTCGAACTTGTTCGAATTCAGAGCTTCGAATGGTAACAAACACGACTTTTTGCGATAACCTTTATAACTGAAGAATAAAGGAACGAgaaaaacacacataccccccccccctctattttcTTGGAAGAGGAAGTTAAGAACGTAAAACAATACTGCCACAGAAAACAATCTAGTCCCCGACCTACCGAGAAAGTCTTGTGTTAATGATGGGCCGGCTCGCGCCgatttttttggaggaaaagttGAGAATGCTAAGATACACATTTTAGAGAGAAAATGcaacaaagtaaatttttaaaaatgtttcctgacccccccccccctcctttcctcTCCCGCACATGCAATCCATTTCAAGCACGCACGCACAAAAAAGaataggaaaataaataaaatgttataaattattgtccaaaaaaagtgagggggcccgggccccctctagcccctcccacgagccgccactgaatttatggaaaaaataataaaattgacgAATTGACACTGAATGAaaacaaagttcaaaaattttcgagccacttccaatccccccccccccttccaatcCAAATCCCACCCAAAAACTTCTCTTGGCTGTCTTTTTCTAGGCTCCGGTACAGTCAGGACTCAtgactttttcctttctttcaggAATCTTCCCTTCTTTCTGTGGCAGGTCGCCGAGTTAGGGCAATATAATACTTTTTTCTCCAAGCCAAGATTTGGTTTTCACGCAGGGAAGTTGGGTTGTGGGTCCCCTTATCTACTCAGGGCCTGtttactgaataggtcaactaggctGTGACCTAGAGCCCCTGCTATTTGAgggccccaaatggctaaaactcTTTaagcaaatggcaaaaattgtaatgttttgctaCATGAATACTCCGAAAAAATATTTGGGCTATAGGGCCTCCGATATCTTAATCAGGGTCCCTCGGTCAATAGGTTCTGGGGTTCTAGGGTGCCGCAGAATCAATAGTATAagcttttaaaactaagtttaatttacggaaaaattgaataaaattgaatgaaacataaagctcaaaaattttcgcCCCTCTTCCACCTTCGAGCCCTTTCGCGTTGCGTGGTCTTGCGATACGTAGTTACGCCACTGctagtaagaggactttcagatttagattatgataccagatttaataggcttaatatgtatagcctggagcaaagaagGGTCAGActggacatgattcagttgtttaaatttatcaaaatgaatgacgTTAATAGAtgaaatttttgcacggaaagcaggacgagggggcACTGTTTCAAGCTATTCAAATCTTAGGCTAACCTGGAagtaaggaaaaactactactttggtAGGGTTGTGgccacttggaacagcttacctgaagaggtggtaatgagcaagggggtggatagctttaagagggccattgatcttcattggggactaataaattgactattaGGATCAGCCTAGGTGGGCCAAGAGCCAGTTGCTGTTCGTCACATTAGTATTTGTATtgtgaccagggttgccagacgtcccagatttcaagggacagtcccgtattttgaaaacttGTCCCACGTCCCGGGGAACTTCTAGACaagacggctaaagtcccgtattctagctaataacaatattttacaagatGAAGCAttattttgaggggaaaaaataaagtaaaacaaaaaatgtgaaatgaagagcaataagaaaataatttggcagcgaatgcaaaaattattatcgtttttatttggttcggatgtttttgttttggcggcacgCCATGAGACTTACTCATTCAGATTTTCACTTTGGCTGGTGTGGCAataaagtagtcacatttaacaagAATTTTTTTCGATTGCACTGCTTCTCTTATAGCAAacgcaagtaaaaaactaattagtACCTGTTCTCATCAATGTCGATGCAATCTTCGGAAAGCTATAAAAACATAGTTGTTTATCACTCCTTAAAAATACACCGTAACCAGTAATTGCATTCAAtctcaaaaataccccccccccccctttcacttttAGAAGCAGTCCTGTATTTACTGTttaatctggcaaccctgattgtgACCATACCGGGTGACgcagaaatcacaaagttttagCAATATTGAGAAATAATATTAGCCGATATTGTCAGCCAATTTGGTTACCAGTACGTGCCAATATTGCAAACACCTTTGCCTTTTGCGTTGCCCATTCAACTTCAACCAACATCGGCCTATCTTCACATTTCGTTTTTGACACAGGCCGTAGTAAATACGTTTTTATTCCATAACTTGAATGTGTCAAATTACCCTGACTCTTCcagtaaaaataatgaaaaataactttcattaTGACGAGAATAATACATttgggctgcgttcggaaacgatccaccggttacccccgcgtggttagtccggtgtggttatgacgtattttgaatttctctaggaattccggtagaacagctgtgtttccgaacgctcgtggttaaaccgcggtagttctagttcagcagtaaacgacactccaatcaacgcgtaactttcataatagaGCGGCAAGTCACGtgtgttacgatcaaaacatgaaacacgaccggattggccaacacagactttgtgacgtttgtgatctcgctaaccgcttccagacagcggtgccacaggttgctaccaagtcgaccgccagaaaacaaccgcagtgtttccgaacgcggttaagtgacgtcagcggttccaccgcaagcgtttccgaacgcttgcaccgaggcgaccgatccgcgtttccgaatgcacccatGTTTTATTTCATCCATAGCTGAATCTCGAGCTGCATATTAATAACTTCAACTGTAATTCACTGTACACTCCGATGTCAACAAACGGACGATGATCATATTTTAGACAGAAAATGTGAAGAGAAagtctttaatttatttttatatttcaaatcaTGAACATGGAGCGGCTACaataagtaatcaaaatagtTCTTGCCAAAAATTGTTATGGGAGTAAAAGgattgcaatattttattgaacatGAGTGTCCCGATGCTTGCAAGAAAGTAAACATTGAGGAACTTGCACACATACATCGAAGAGAAAATAACTGTGATCCCGTACTTGTTATTGACGGTAGTGCTTTAATTTATCCACTCTACTCTACTACTTTAGAATGGATTTATGGTGGTCAGTGGACTCAATTTGTGCATAAACTTAAATGCTTTATTGAACGTTTCAGGGCGATTGGCGTTAAAatcgttttcttttttgatgGCACTGTCTGCGGAACAAAACGAAAAGAGTGGGTCAAAAGACGTATCAGTAAATACAGACAAATTTCATCCATATTCAATGCTATTAAAAGGCATAATTTTGTACCAGACAAAAAACAATTTCAGTTGCCTACATCTATGGGTACTATAACACGTTTTGCGTTAAAAGAAATGGGTGCAGAAGTATATCAAACGGACAGGGAAGCTGATGAAGTAATTGCAAACTATGCTGCTTCCAACAGGAATGTTTTTGGCATTTTAAGTCAAGACTcggattttataatttttaatactaaacCTTATTTATCAGTTACTCATTTAAATATTGACACATTAGAAACTGTGTTATATGATAGAAACCATTTAGCTTTCCACtatctcaaaataaatgtttatcaACTGCCCTTATTTGCATGCTTGATTGGGAATGATATTGTTCCAGCAGAGCGGTTGTaccattttcatcaaaagttatcTCGTAGGCAAGGGATCAGGACTACAATCAGAGATGTTTCCAACCCTCTTGTATCATTGATTCAAAGGGAAAGATGGAGCGGAGATTACGGAAACAAGGCCGAATTGGATAACATATCTTGGAGGGTGTTCGGAGATTCTCAATGGTCATGGCTTATTCATAATGGTTTGAAGTCATATGCAATAGGACAACTTAGCTCTTCTCCAAAGCTTTCTATGAATATGCATCCTGAATTTGAAAGTGCTGTGTATCAGAAGCATATGAATTGCATCAACGGGCCTTTCATATTTAACTTGCTGTGCAATAGAGAATATGAATCAAGTGAGGTACGTATCCGAAGCAGGggtggatccagcttctggttttggtaggggggggggggggggtggtcaTTATTGGAAAGAGAAAGgtcaaaatgcaattttgtgTTCAAACACGCTCtggagcaattttttttaagttgaatataGGCATCCCAAAATAGTTTCAGGCAATATTTAGTTGATTTAGGTTAGAtcatgacccccctccctctTTGTATCTGCACCTTATCGGAAGCATATAAATTGTATTAACAAGCCTTTCATATTCAACTTGCTGTGCAATAGAGAATATAAATCAAGTGAGGtgcataatttttgttttacaattctCAAGGGTTTTCTGCACTTCATATGTTGGATTATCATTGCCATCAGGGCATTAAACTGCTCTTGAAATGTAACATTATGTTTCCTGGCAAAAAATATGAAAGGctatggaaaaattaaaatatataggaAAATGCTACTATACTTCAGGGATTGGgggacattttttgttcttatattatACTGAAACCTGAATTTTACCAGATATAATATATTACTAATAGCTCTTGAACCAAGAATCCAGTCAAAATCACATTGGAGAATGTAAGCTACAATATTTTCTCAGAAAGAGCTTGGAATAGAAGTTAGAAAAGTTGGACACTCAACATTACAGATACTTCACAGTGGCTTAGCGAAAAGGGGTTTTTGGGGTAACCCAACCCCCCAGAGAATTTGATTTTAACATTATTGCTGACAGTAGTTAATACACAAGTAAGGATTTCTGTAATGAAAACACTCCCTCCCGAAGGTAAttttggctgcgctagtgactttgcaaattaaagaaaatgGGACTTTcctttttcttaacattttgggGGACATGATGACCTCTGATGCAATCAATTCCAGAGTGGTGTTgtatattaattaaattatttattatgtgatatatatatatacatatatatattttaatgaatagaAGAACCTACcacatgaaagttttttcttcttttttttttgttattttgaatctATCCTGCTCATAAGAAAAATTCTGTAAATGAGTTTGAAagagtatgagaaaaaaaaaagttttttttttaaataatcttattTTCTAGTTAGCAGCAgtctttgaattttaatttctttgagttaattttcaaaaaacaaaaagcataGCAACTAGCAAGtccaataataataaaaaaagaaacacattggTCTTAGAAATTCATCTTCACCTTCTGGTTTCCTAAAACAGGACCCatagatttatatttttatacacaTGCTTATTCACACAGTATAACACACAGTAGTTAATATACAAGTAAGGAAAAGCTCAGGTAAACTAGGCTGCTAACAACTAGAaaataagattaatttaaaaaaaaaaaaaaacttttttttttctcatactctTTTTCAAACTCATTTACAGAATTTTTCTTATGAGCAGGATAggttcaaaataacaaaaaaaaaaaaaaaaaagaaaagaaaaaccccGCACTTGTACCCAGAAGCGTTTAAACAAGTAAGTTAAAAACcgtaaaacaataataataataaataaataaaatacttaaagaaaAGAATTCAAAATTGAGGTAGAAATATTGAAACAGTTAAAACGTACAACAATCATTTgttagaaaaagaaactttttccttggaggggggggggggagtagaacAACCTAGCGGGCGATTAGGGgccctgctgattttttgcagtGGTGGGGGCCCCAAAATTTAGATCCAGGCCTGATGAGAACCAGtgcaaaatataacttttttgtcAAGTTAATTGATACAAGTTCAGTTTCTCTCAAAAATAACATACAACCTGCATTTttgattaacaaaaaaataaaaaataaatttaaataagtgcCTGCATTCTCTGactaatggctgctgaaagaggtaaaacaaacaaacccAGTAACTTATAACCTATTTTTATATTAGTGAGCAACAATAATTTTTGTTCCTGTTAATGAGGTTTTGTacaattttgaaataactttaacATTACAAACTGTATAATATCCACCTTTTACCCCTAATATccaatggaatgttttacctctttagataattttttaaatcaccgcaaggtagcatattcaaGTTAAAGAACTGCAATTTAAGCATGAAGTAAAtgtaattacagaaaaaaagggaaaaaaagtattatgtaaaaagaaataaataaaaaaatcaagtaaaaaataacaCCTCAACCACGAGGCTCAAAGCATAGCCTTATTCAAGAACTAACACCTCCAATTCATCTTGATTGCAGGGTgcccagggttcatactctatttggataaaaaattccaagactttttcatgacttcataacatttttcatgatcttgttacatgaagagaacaGTACTATTTCATATCAAGCTgtcaatttttagaaatgagcGGTAGCAAAacttctacatgaatgccactacctcattgaagtagttacttgtgattgaaaaaaaaaaaaaaaaaaaaaaaaaaaaaaaaaaaaaaaaaaaaaaaaaaaacagtgtacacctaagaaaataaactttcttctttgtcttcatcatataaatttaagtttaagtgaAATTACAgtgaatggaatataatgatgtttaaatgtctaataaatttTCTATAAACAAGCAGAATGATGggtactactgttttagagtatatAATTCCCCTATTTCTCTATTCTATCACCTGTTTAAAGATCTttgttttctaaaaccttcaacaaattaagataaactctgataaatttaataataaggtTTTTaagactgatggaaacaacctcggatgcaattaaattacgttttttgagTAGGCGTGGTAAAAGGAAGAACATACAAGTTCACtgctacagaatataaaatacaagtgtcgcaaatggtaaattcaaaatgagtgatgttcaagcagtaaaatcacattgcacaAAAAGACGggcggctgctacagaagtggatgcaataatatttcaaaattcagattggTTTTTGAGatcattcaattttccagttttaatagcttttatgctCCCCCCTCACCCACCCCATACTGGaaaatcacttaaaatatataatgctctttttccatgacttcaaattaaaattccatgactttgaatgaaaatttcaattttccatgacttttccaggtctaaaatttgcttattttccccccatgactttccaggatttccatgacccataCGAACCctgggtgcccacctagggggggggggggcaatggcacaggctgcgccattgaaatttttgtggGGGCTGTTTTAAgggatagtttttatttttcggaGAGGCTCTTGCCTTTTTTTTGGGGAAGGGCAGATCTTTGCGATATTAAGGGGGTGCACTCTTGCCATTCCCTGCTGCTTGGGTAATATTCCagccaatatattttttaaaattctgtgtTAGACCCCCATTTTAAGAGTGACAGTGAAGATAGATAAATAATTGATTATTGATAAATAACTAATTATTGCTGTTTTCTTGACTACAATGCATCAAAAAACAATATCACGTTACAAAATAAATCTAACcataaatattaaaagaataatatttttcttagaaaataacttattttaattttaaaaatactcttctcaaattaaaaatttcctatAGTCTAATTAGGTAAAATTCTATTTGCAATTTAAAAGTCATAAAGAAGATGATTTGCATTAGAacataaaacttttaaactgAAAGCATTGTGCACATTTAACAACTTTTATTTCTCTTAGGTTCTTGAAGATTCGTCATGGC is a window from the Uloborus diversus isolate 005 chromosome 6, Udiv.v.3.1, whole genome shotgun sequence genome containing:
- the LOC129224479 gene encoding constitutive coactivator of peroxisome proliferator-activated receptor gamma-like produces the protein MGVKGLQYFIEHECPDACKKVNIEELAHIHRRENNCDPVLVIDGSALIYPLYSTTLEWIYGGQWTQFVHKLKCFIERFRAIGVKIVFFFDGTVCGTKRKEWVKRRISKYRQISSIFNAIKRHNFVPDKKQFQLPTSMGTITRFALKEMGAEVYQTDREADEVIANYAASNRNVFGILSQDSDFIIFNTKPYLSVTHLNIDTLETVLYDRNHLAFHYLKINVYQLPLFACLIGNDIVPAERLYHFHQKLSRRQGIRTTIRDVSNPLVSLIQRERWSGDYGNKAELDNISWRVFGDSQWSWLIHNGLKSYAIGQLSSSPKLSMNMHPEFESAVYQKHMNCINGPFIFNLLCNREYESSEVLEDSSWLPTALKYRSIRQRCYGLLFNCFVSSDNHNSFLSHPRDVLINEWCAYEGNFMERPESIEPLPLQNINRVPSIDQLWFSCTEKEKLWIFWSVFQAPLQFELLLSLPKHLVVPTCILNYLIGTSEESSELQAWEVAVFIGQALLNKNAEHLSHLKAPEIDATAVHLASLFMRGVTTAMMVLGTCGYPFEVYNTMPWNFFDGKLFHHLYIKTRRNPNISQLFESQESCKEQFYHLLPVITNNTLYDVRRFNWRLVFNDF